The Desulfobulbus propionicus DSM 2032 DNA segment GGAATCCGATCCGCTGCGGGCCGCTATCCAGTTCGCCATCAATGCCAATGTCCTCGACTACGGGGCCCAGTACCGCCTGGACCGTGATGCGGCCTTGGCCTCCTGCCGTCAGCCGCTGGCCGTCGATCATTATGCCGCTTTGCAACGCCAGGTCGAGGGCCAGGCAACCATTCTCTATCTCGCCGATAACTGTGGTGAAATCGTCTTTGACAAGCTGCTGATCGAGCGGCTTGTCGCCAAGGGCTGCCGGGTGACCCTGGCAGTGCGGCGAGCGCCGATCATCAACGACGCCACCCGGGAGGATGCCGTTCACTGCGGGCTTGATCAGCTCTGCCCGGTGATCGACAACGGTGCCGATGTGCCGGGCACCCCTCTGGCCAACTGCAGCGAAATCTTCCGCCGCCATTTTGCCGAGGCCGACTGCATCATCAGCAAGGGCATGGGTAATTTCGAGTGCTTGGCCGAGGTCCGGGCGCCGCTCTTTTTTCTGTTCACGGCCAAGTGCACCACCGTGCTCACGTATCTGAAACGCCGTTGCGCCGACGCCGACCTGCGGATCGGCTCGCCGGTGCTACTCCAGGCCACGCAGGGACAAGAACCGCGAGCGGTGTGATGCGTTTGGCGATCCTGGCCGACATCCACGGCAACTATCGGGCACTGGAGGCGGTGCTGGCCGATGTTGCCCACGAGGGTGCGGATCGGATCGTCTCGCTGGGTGACAACATTGGGTACGGCCCGGAACCGGAAGAGGTGGTACGGGCCCTGCAAGGCTATCGTGTGGTCTCGGTCATGGGCAACCATGAGCTGGGCTTGGTCAGCCGCAGCTATTTCAACCGGCTGCATGCGGCGGCCCGCGATTCCCTGACTCTGACCCGTTCCCTGCTGAGCGAGGAATCGCTCGCCTGGCTGCGGGCGTTGCCGTTGGTGCGCATCTGCTGCGGAGCCCGCTTGGTCCATGGCAGTCCGCCCCAATCCGCCACCGTGTATCTCCACGCCCCCACCGACACCCGGCTGCGGCGGCTGTTCGCCAGCTATCCGGAACGTCTCTGCTTTGCCGGTCACACCCATGCCTTTGGCTGTTATTGGCTCGACCAAGACGCGATCGGTCGCCGCTCGCTGGCGGTGGCACGGGTTCCGCTGGTCTCCGGGCGTCGTTATCTGATCCTGCCCGGCAGTGTTGGCCAACCACGCGACAGTCTCGGCTGGCAGGCCAAGTACCTGCTCTGGGATGTGGACGAGGACTCTATCGAAGTGCGGGCGCTGGCCTACGACGTGCATACAACCATTCATCTCCTTGGCGAGCGCGGCTTTCCGGCCACCAACGCCAAGCGCCTTTTTTGGTGAGCTCATGAAACAGATCGGCAGGTACGAGGTGATCCGCCGCCTCGGCAAGGGAGGCATGGGGTCGGTCTACAAGGCCATTGTTCCGGTGATCGACAAGGTGGTGGCGATCAAGCTGCTCGACCCCAACGAACTGCTCGAGGATATTCTCGGCTTGGAACAGTTGCGGGAGATTTTCACGTTCGAGGCTCGGACCATGGCTGCCTTTACCCAGCCGTTTCTAGTCACGGCCCACGATTTCGACCATGATCAGCACGGCCGCCCCTTTTTCGTCATGGACTACATCTGCAACAACCTGGGCGAGATGATCGGCGAAACCTTTCAGATCGAACAACCCTCCCGGATCATCCGCGCCGAAAAAGTTCTCCATTACGGTCGCCAGATCCTGGCGGCCCTGGATTTTCTCCACCACAACGACATCATCCACCGCGACATCAAGCCACAGAACATTCTGGTCACCGATGAGGACACGGTCAAGATTTGCGATTTCGGCATGGCCCTGGTGCGGGGAGTCAGCTTTTCCGGGCCGGACAACATGCAGATCGGCTCGCCCTGCTACACCCCGCCGGAACAACGCAAGAATCCCAAAGGCGTGGATGGCCGTGCCGACCTTTATTCTGCGGCAGTGCTGCTTTACCGCATGCTCACGGGGCAACTGCCCGGAATGCAGAGTTTTCCCCTCTCGCTGATCAATCGCCGCTACGACCGCTCTTGGGACGAGTTCTTTACCCGGGCCCTGCGATGGCAACCGGAGGAGCGTTTTCAATCCGCGGCCGAGATGCTGGCTGCCTTTGATCGGCTGCAATTGGGGCAGGCGGTGGGGGCAGGAGCGTGCGGCCTGGCCGAATCTACCCAGCAGACCGTGCCGCTGCGCAGCGAGCCGGCCAATGTCTGCCGTTCGCGCGCCCGGTCGCTTTTCGCGGTCAACGAACTGTTCCGACCGCTGGCGCCGGTATGCAACCGCTGGGAAACGGCCGCGCGCACCGTGCTCGATCGGGCCACCAATCTGGTGTGGCAGCGCGAGGGCAGCCGTTATCCGCTGACCTTTGCCGCGGCGCATGCCTATGTGCGGCAGCTCAATGACGCGCGTTACGACGGGCATGGCCGTTGGCGGCTACCGACGGTCAACGAACTGCTCAGCCTGTTGCCCGACGGCGATCACGGCGGGTTGCCGGAATCGCCGGAGTGGCCGGTGAAATGGCTTTGGTCCTGCGACCGCCATGGACACCACGAAAGCTGGTATGTTAACATGGACATGGGCTATGCCGGAGTGCGGGACGTCAACTGCCTCAATCATGTACGGGCAGTGGCCGATGCGCCGGTGATTTGATTTTCCTCCCACGTCGAGAAGCACCGCATGGACTATCCCATATCGCATTATTTTCTCGTTCGTTCCCGATCCGGCCAACTGGCAGGGCAGCATGTCGAGCGCTATCTGGCCAACAATCAGCTGATCAGCTATGCCGAATTCTTTGTCCGCACCGAGGAGATTCTCAACGGCGCGGGACACACCTTCTGGGACACCCTTGGCCACGGACTGGCCGCCAACGATCAGTTCGCCCGCAGGATGCTCGCGCACCTCAAGGAAGAAGGGGTCACGTCCCTGGACCAACTGCCCGAACTCGAGCAGGGGTATGTCACCAAGATCCTCCACACCCTGACCCATCTGCTCGACGGTTTCATCGGCATCGATTCGGTGTTTTACAATCTGGTGGAGGATTCCCACCGGGTCAGCGCCGGTCTGTCCGACGCCATCCGCGCCAATCCAGCCGACTATTGGCTGGTGCCGGTGCGTACCGGCAAATTGGAGGCTTCGGTGCTCCATCCGGTGGATTGAGCACACCACGCGGAAATCCGGGGGAAATACCAGCCCGTGTTTGTGAGGAGGACGATGCGAGCGCTACTTTTTGGTTCCATCCGCACGAGTCTGATTATCTTGGTGCTGCTGGCGGTACTGCCGGCCCTGGCGATTCTGCTCTATACCGGACGTGAACTGCGCGCCCGGGTGGTGAACGACGCCGAGCAGTATGCGCTGAGTCAGGTCCAGGCCATGGCAGCCCATCACGAACGGGTGGTGGACAACGCCCGGCTGCTGCTGATGACCCTTGCCAAATTCTCGGAGGTACAAACGCTCAATGCCGCCGCCTGTCAGCCGCTATTGGCCGACATGCTCGCCCGCAACGCCGTTTATGTATCCCTTTCCCTGGCCGACGCACAGGGCCGCATCCTCGCCGCCGCGCCGTCCTCTTCCGCCGGACATATCGGCGCGAGTGCCTTTTTTGAGAACGCCATGCGCAGCCGGACGTTCACCGTCGGCGACTATACCCTGCTGCCCAACGCACGACGGGTGGTGGTCCAGTTCGGCCAGCCCATTCTCGATGCCGGCAACCAGCCGGTCGGTCTGCTGGTGGCGGATTTTGACCTCAATTCGTTCGGCCAGGTTTTTGCCGATACCCGCCTGCCGGAACATTCGATTTTCACCCTGACCGACGTTAATGGCATGCGGCTTACCCGATTCCCGGAAACCGAAAAATATACCTGGGTCAGAGATCTGCCCCAGATGGTGGCGAGAATGTCCGGCCGAGACGAGGAGGGGACTTTTCTCGAAACCGGGGTGGATGGGGTCAATCGATTGTACAGCTTCAAACGGTTGCATTTTCAGGGGGCCTCTTTTCCCTACCTGATGATCCGCCTCGGTATCCCGGTGGATCAGGCCTTGGGCGAGGCACGGGCAGTTATTGGCCGCAACGTGGCGTTATTGGCGCTGGCGGCGATTCTGGCCCTGATAACGGCTTGGTTTGTGGCCGAATTCACCATGTTGCGCCGCCTGAACGGCCTCATGGTTGCCACCGATAGATTGAAGACGGGCGATTTGGCGACCCGCACCGGCATGGGTGCCGAGGAGGGAGAATTGGGGAAATTGGCGGCCGCCTTTGACGCCATGGCCGAAGGGCTGGAGCAGAAGGAGAAGGAGCGAGCCTTGGCCTCGGAGCAGCTACGGCGCCTCAACGAGGAATTGGAGCAGCGGGTGGCGCAGCGCACCGAACAGCTGGCCAGCGCCAACCGTGATCTGGCGCAGACACTGGAGGATCTGCAGCGCACCCAAAAACAGCTGGTGCTCTCCGAGAAACTGGCGGCCCTGGGTGAACTGGTGGCGGGCGTGGCCCATGAAATCAACACCCCGGTGGGGGTGGCGCTGTCCGCCGGTTCGACCCTGGCGGAGAAGCAGCGGATCCTCGAGGAGATCTTTGCCCAGGGCGGCATGAAACGATCCGATCTGACCGCCTATCTGGAGGAGGCGCGGGAAGGGACCGAGATGATCCTCATCAACCTCAACCGAGCCTCGGATCTGATCCGCAGCTTCAAGATGGTGGCGGCCGATCAGGTTTCGGAAAGCCGCCGTCTGTTCAACGTCCGGCACTATCTCGACGAAATCCTTCTCAGCCTGCGGCCCAAGCTGAAAAAGACCCGGCATCGGGTCGAGATCGTCTGCGATCCGGAATTGACGATCGAAAGCTATCCGGGGGCCTTTTCCCAGATTCTCACCAATTTGATCGTCAACTCCCTCATCCATGGCTTTGCCCCTGATCAGGCGGGCGAAATCCGCATCGAGGTGCACCGGACCGGCAGCACGCTCGAATTCCGCTACGCCGACAACGGCAGGGGGATGGACCGGGAGATCGTCGAGCGCATCTTTGAGCCGTTTTTCACCACCGCCCGCAGTCAGGGCTCCACCGGCCTGGGGATGCACATTGTGTTTAATATCGTCACCCGCACCCTGCACGGCGCCATCGCCTGCGAGAGTGCGCCGGGACAGGGGACCGCTTTTTGCATCACCATGCCCGTTTGAGAGGGGAAGCCTATGAACGATGCCGATGAAATCCTGTTCAAGGATGAGCCGCCGGAGCCGCCCCGAAGCCCTGAAGACCAGACGGCCGCTGCCGGCGAGCCGTGGAAGATTCTCATTGTCGACGACGAGGCCGATGTGCATTCGGTCACCACCTTCATGATTAGGGGATTGGATTATCTGGGGCGCAGATTCCAATTTTTTCATGCCTACAGCGGCGGGGAGGCGCGTCGGATCCTGGCCGAACAGCAGGATCTGGCCGTGGTCCTGCTTGATGTGGTCATGGAGAGCGATGACAGCGGCCTGCAGCTGGTCCATTTCATCCGGGAGGAATTGAAAAACCGCAGCGTGCGCATCGTTCTCCGCACCGGCCAGCCGGGAAAGGCGCCAGCCGCCAAGGTGATCCTCGAGTACGACATCAACGACTACAAGGAAAAGACCGAGCTGACCCTCGACAAGATGCTGGTCACGGTCATCTCGGCCCTGCGCAGCTATCATTTCATCACCACCATCGAAAACAACCGCCTGGGGTTGAAAAAGATCATCGAAGCCTCGGCAGACATCTTTGAACGCCAGTCCCTGCAAAAGCTTGGCAGCGGCGTGCTCAGCCAGTTGACCTCCATCCTCCGGCTGCACGACGATGCCCTGGGCAAAGGCGCTTCCGGCCTCACCGCCTCGGGCGCCAATGGGCAGTCGGTGGTGCTGGCGGCCACCGGCCAGTTCTGCCGATACGTGAATCGACCGGTGGGCGAAATCGATACCGAACTGATGAACACGACCCTGCGACTCGCGCAGTCCCAGCGCCATGGCTTTTACTGCCAGGACGGCAAGTGCGCCTGGTACTTCAAGAGCCAGACCGGCTCGGAGAATTTTCTCTATTTTGAAATCGACAAGGAGCTGGACGAAAACGACCACGACTTGCTGGAGCTGTTTTTCACCAATGTGTCCCTGGCTTTTGACAACCTCTTCCTCAACAAGGGGATCGAGGACACCCAGAAGGAAATTATTTTCCAGATCGCCGAAACCATGGAGTGCCGTTCGGCCGAAACCGGCAGCCACGTCCGCCGGGTGGCCGAATATGCGTATCTGCTGGCCTTGAAATCCGGCCTGGGTGAAGAGGAGGCCGAGATGCTCAAGCTGGCCTCCACTCCGCACGACTTGGGCAAGATCGGCATTCCCGACTCGATCCTCAACAAACCGGGGCCGCTCACCCCGGAAGAATACTCGATCATCAAGACCCATGTCTATCGCGGCCACGACCTGCTGATCAACTCATCCAGTCCGATTGTCAGGGCGGCGGCCCGCATCGTTTTGCAGCATCACGAACGGTGGGACGGGCAGGGCTACCCCCAGGGGCTGAAGGGCGAAGAGATCCATATCCACGGCCGGATCATCAGTGTGGCCGATGTGCTCGACGCCCTGTCCAACCGGCGGGTCTACCACGAGGCGTGGTCCTGGGAGGAAGTTTTTGTCCATTTTCGCGAACAGCGGGGCAAGCACTTCGATCCGCAGCTGGTGGATATCCTTTTGGATCACCAGGAGGAGTTCAAGGCGATCTGGTCGCGCTACAACGCCGTGGGGATGCAATTTCCCTGAGCGTCCTTCGAAAGGGAAAGGTGGCGAACGTTTGCTTTTTGTTGAATTTTTTCACCTATTCAGAGTATGAAAAAGAGCTGTGTGTCAGCCCATGCATTACTACCCCATAATCAGCGACAGAGGAGCGGACGGAATGGGAAAAATCGGCAGAAATCACCCCTGCCCCTGCGGTTCGGGAAAAAAATACAAACACTGCTGTCTGCCCGCCACGCAGGCGGGGGCGGCCGGCAGCCCCACCAATCAGATGAAGATATCGCTGATGGCGGCGATCGAAAGGATCCAGGCATTGGCGGCGGACAAGAAGGCTGCGTTCCATGAACTGGGCGTGTTCCTGTTCTACAGCGATCAGGAAGGAGACGCCTGGCTGCTGGAGATCACCGAGTCCGATGCGGTGCAACTTGCCCGTGGCGGCGCACGGCTGGAGGTGCCCATCGACGAGAATCCGGAGACCATCGAGATCAACTTCAGCCATACGTTTGCCTTCCGCGATCGCCAACTGGTTCTCACCGCCTATGCCGACAAGGCCGAAACCCAGCTGGAGCGGGCGCCCGGCCAGCAGATCCACGCCGCCATCCGTAGGCTGTACAAGCGGTATCCCAAGGAAATGCTTGAACGGATGCACGTGGAGCCCGAGCACGGCGCCGGGGCGTAACCTCCCACATGGCACTCCGGTACCGATGGTATCGCCTCCTCCCCGTGACCCTGGTCATGGGGGGGATTTTTTATCTTTCCCACCAAACGGGCGACAGCCTCGCCCTGCCTGACATCGTCAATATCGATAAATTCTTACACTGTCTGGTTTACACGGTGCTGGGAGTGTCCTTTCTCTATGCCTTGCCGCCGTCCTGGCGGCATCGGCATCCCTTGTTGGCCGCTTGTGCCACGGTCCTGTTCTGTTTTGGGTACGGCATTTCCGATGAAATGCACCAATTCTTTGTTCCAGGAAGGTTTGTCAGCGCGGGGGATTTGCTTGCCGATGCCCTAGGCGGCCTGTTGGCGGCGATGAGCGAGAAAGGGCGGAAAGAGTTGGTGATTTTTTTTAAAAAAAACAAATATTTAATTAAAATATAGCTAACCTGGCATAACCGGTCAATTCTTAAAAAAACATGATACGTGTGCGACCGTTTTTTGTTGTTTCCGAATTCAATTGACTTTTTTGGCACTATTTGAGGAACTGTCAGTTCGGAATTTTTGTTTTTCCGGAATTTAGGACGAATAGGCGGAATTTTTAAATATTGTTTTTTGGTTTCAAACGGTTGGCCTGTTTGTCGAGATGGTGTGAGTGGATGATGTATCTGCAAAAATCGAGGTTGTTCCATTTTTTATTTAATAAAATCAATATATTGAAGTCCTGGGTAGATTCCTTGATTTTTCCTGTTCCCCTGTATCAGAGGGAACAAGGCTGACGAAAGCGATAGAAAGAAAGTTGAGCCTTTGATATCCTGTTTTTTGCTAAAATTCTTTTGTTATCATTTGGTTATTATTTTGTTGGAATGTCGAGCTAAGTGGAAACACTCTATTTCTTTTTCGGGATCGAATTTTGCATAAATACAAGAAAATCCGTTGCCAGCTCAGTGTGAGGATAAGAAGAAGGAGCGGATATCAGAATATACAGGAGGACAACATGAAGAAGCGTTTATTGACGGTATGGGCGACCGGCTTGTTTGTGCTGGCAGCATCAAGTGGTGCGCAAGCCCTCACCATTAATAGTGGCGCCATAGAGGTAGGATCTATCGATACGTTGCTGACCAGTACGATATCGCCCAATAGTGGAGAAGAAGCAGAAGTGAATTGGGTCAATGGTGTTCTTGGCACAACGTACACAGTGGCCAATTATTTCAAAGACGATTTTGATTGGGATGATCCAGGGTTTGTAAACCCTTGGAAGACGGTTGACGGAAGCAACAACGATGGGTGGGCGTATGACCTTTTGAGCGATGGTGGCTATTTTCTCATCAAAACGGGCAACTTCAAGGTGGTTGACTCAACGGGAAAGGAGGTTCAAGGGGTAACGCTCCCCGATACCTTTCTTTATCAAAACGATCCCAGCGAGGATTGGGCAGTTGTATCCCTTTCAGGAATCGCACTTCATTTGAATACCTATTTGGCCCAAAATTATTCTGGCCAATATTCCGTGGCAGCTTTTGACTTGACGAAATTAAGCCACCTTGGTGAATTCAATAATCCCATCCCCGAGCCGGCCACCATGCTGCTCTTCGGTACCGGCATCGCCGGCTTGGCAGCCGTTGCCCGGCGAAGAAAGAACTGAGACAAAACAAGTTCCTTGATAATGGACAAAAAGCAGGGCAGCTCGGCCCTGCTTTTTTTTTTTGCGTCGTGGATAAACCTTGGTGGTTGCTTTTTCTTCCCGCTCCCAGTAAGTCCTGGAATCAGGGGAAGGGGTGAGGGGACCGCTCTTCACCTTCAGGGGCATTGGCCGACAGCGGGCGGCCTGCGCCCGCTTGTGCCGCTCTTTTCCGCACGCAGCTGCCATG contains these protein-coding regions:
- a CDS encoding SEC-C metal-binding domain-containing protein; amino-acid sequence: MGKIGRNHPCPCGSGKKYKHCCLPATQAGAAGSPTNQMKISLMAAIERIQALAADKKAAFHELGVFLFYSDQEGDAWLLEITESDAVQLARGGARLEVPIDENPETIEINFSHTFAFRDRQLVLTAYADKAETQLERAPGQQIHAAIRRLYKRYPKEMLERMHVEPEHGAGA
- a CDS encoding metallophosphoesterase family protein translates to MRLAILADIHGNYRALEAVLADVAHEGADRIVSLGDNIGYGPEPEEVVRALQGYRVVSVMGNHELGLVSRSYFNRLHAAARDSLTLTRSLLSEESLAWLRALPLVRICCGARLVHGSPPQSATVYLHAPTDTRLRRLFASYPERLCFAGHTHAFGCYWLDQDAIGRRSLAVARVPLVSGRRYLILPGSVGQPRDSLGWQAKYLLWDVDEDSIEVRALAYDVHTTIHLLGERGFPATNAKRLFW
- a CDS encoding PEP-CTERM sorting domain-containing protein, which translates into the protein MKKRLLTVWATGLFVLAASSGAQALTINSGAIEVGSIDTLLTSTISPNSGEEAEVNWVNGVLGTTYTVANYFKDDFDWDDPGFVNPWKTVDGSNNDGWAYDLLSDGGYFLIKTGNFKVVDSTGKEVQGVTLPDTFLYQNDPSEDWAVVSLSGIALHLNTYLAQNYSGQYSVAAFDLTKLSHLGEFNNPIPEPATMLLFGTGIAGLAAVARRRKN
- a CDS encoding protein kinase domain-containing protein encodes the protein MKQIGRYEVIRRLGKGGMGSVYKAIVPVIDKVVAIKLLDPNELLEDILGLEQLREIFTFEARTMAAFTQPFLVTAHDFDHDQHGRPFFVMDYICNNLGEMIGETFQIEQPSRIIRAEKVLHYGRQILAALDFLHHNDIIHRDIKPQNILVTDEDTVKICDFGMALVRGVSFSGPDNMQIGSPCYTPPEQRKNPKGVDGRADLYSAAVLLYRMLTGQLPGMQSFPLSLINRRYDRSWDEFFTRALRWQPEERFQSAAEMLAAFDRLQLGQAVGAGACGLAESTQQTVPLRSEPANVCRSRARSLFAVNELFRPLAPVCNRWETAARTVLDRATNLVWQREGSRYPLTFAAAHAYVRQLNDARYDGHGRWRLPTVNELLSLLPDGDHGGLPESPEWPVKWLWSCDRHGHHESWYVNMDMGYAGVRDVNCLNHVRAVADAPVI
- a CDS encoding sensor histidine kinase, yielding MRALLFGSIRTSLIILVLLAVLPALAILLYTGRELRARVVNDAEQYALSQVQAMAAHHERVVDNARLLLMTLAKFSEVQTLNAAACQPLLADMLARNAVYVSLSLADAQGRILAAAPSSSAGHIGASAFFENAMRSRTFTVGDYTLLPNARRVVVQFGQPILDAGNQPVGLLVADFDLNSFGQVFADTRLPEHSIFTLTDVNGMRLTRFPETEKYTWVRDLPQMVARMSGRDEEGTFLETGVDGVNRLYSFKRLHFQGASFPYLMIRLGIPVDQALGEARAVIGRNVALLALAAILALITAWFVAEFTMLRRLNGLMVATDRLKTGDLATRTGMGAEEGELGKLAAAFDAMAEGLEQKEKERALASEQLRRLNEELEQRVAQRTEQLASANRDLAQTLEDLQRTQKQLVLSEKLAALGELVAGVAHEINTPVGVALSAGSTLAEKQRILEEIFAQGGMKRSDLTAYLEEAREGTEMILINLNRASDLIRSFKMVAADQVSESRRLFNVRHYLDEILLSLRPKLKKTRHRVEIVCDPELTIESYPGAFSQILTNLIVNSLIHGFAPDQAGEIRIEVHRTGSTLEFRYADNGRGMDREIVERIFEPFFTTARSQGSTGLGMHIVFNIVTRTLHGAIACESAPGQGTAFCITMPV
- a CDS encoding damage-control phosphatase ARMT1 family protein, whose protein sequence is MRTGNDCLVCFMRQARAVIGRSTSDPREQWRLLTEVGGMLSGFDPRLPSPENAVLFYRHIARSTGVSDPYREEKQESNAFALGVETRTRELIHQESDPLRAAIQFAINANVLDYGAQYRLDRDAALASCRQPLAVDHYAALQRQVEGQATILYLADNCGEIVFDKLLIERLVAKGCRVTLAVRRAPIINDATREDAVHCGLDQLCPVIDNGADVPGTPLANCSEIFRRHFAEADCIISKGMGNFECLAEVRAPLFFLFTAKCTTVLTYLKRRCADADLRIGSPVLLQATQGQEPRAV
- a CDS encoding VanZ family protein — its product is MALRYRWYRLLPVTLVMGGIFYLSHQTGDSLALPDIVNIDKFLHCLVYTVLGVSFLYALPPSWRHRHPLLAACATVLFCFGYGISDEMHQFFVPGRFVSAGDLLADALGGLLAAMSEKGRKELVIFFKKNKYLIKI
- a CDS encoding DUF3369 domain-containing protein → MNDADEILFKDEPPEPPRSPEDQTAAAGEPWKILIVDDEADVHSVTTFMIRGLDYLGRRFQFFHAYSGGEARRILAEQQDLAVVLLDVVMESDDSGLQLVHFIREELKNRSVRIVLRTGQPGKAPAAKVILEYDINDYKEKTELTLDKMLVTVISALRSYHFITTIENNRLGLKKIIEASADIFERQSLQKLGSGVLSQLTSILRLHDDALGKGASGLTASGANGQSVVLAATGQFCRYVNRPVGEIDTELMNTTLRLAQSQRHGFYCQDGKCAWYFKSQTGSENFLYFEIDKELDENDHDLLELFFTNVSLAFDNLFLNKGIEDTQKEIIFQIAETMECRSAETGSHVRRVAEYAYLLALKSGLGEEEAEMLKLASTPHDLGKIGIPDSILNKPGPLTPEEYSIIKTHVYRGHDLLINSSSPIVRAAARIVLQHHERWDGQGYPQGLKGEEIHIHGRIISVADVLDALSNRRVYHEAWSWEEVFVHFREQRGKHFDPQLVDILLDHQEEFKAIWSRYNAVGMQFP